A region from the Nostoc sp. HK-01 genome encodes:
- a CDS encoding UDP-N-acetylmuramyl-tripeptide synthetase, producing MKLRELLAAVNNVARLPNNPNLADAEVKGLKTNSHACGEGDLFIGMPGTRVDGGEFWPSAIASGAVAAIVSAEAAEKNPPSPEAVVISASDMTQACAQIAAAFYDYPGQKLKLVGVTGTNGKTTTTHLIEFLLNKAHLATALMGTLYTRWPGFVQTAIHTTPFAVELQQQLAAAVNAGCEFGAMEVSSHALAQGRVLGCPFEVGVFTNLTQDHLDYHSDMEDYFAAKALLFSPEYLKGKAVINADDSYGKQLIARLPSEQVWSYSVSDRHADLWMSDLNYQPNGVSGILHTPKGEVAFRSPLVGQYNLENVLAAVGAVLHLGLDLQLIAAAIGDFPGVPGRMERVQISPQQDISVIVDYAHTPDSLENLLKAARPFIPGKMICVFGCGGDRDRTKRPKMGKIAAELADVAVVTSDNPRTEDPEKILQDVLAGIPDTVQPTVICDRATAIRTAILQAQPGDGVLLAGKGHEDYQILGTEKIHFDDREHSREALLARQGKPEV from the coding sequence ATGAAATTGCGGGAATTACTAGCAGCAGTAAACAATGTGGCACGATTGCCTAACAATCCTAATTTGGCAGATGCGGAAGTTAAGGGTTTAAAAACTAACTCCCATGCTTGCGGTGAGGGAGATTTATTTATTGGAATGCCAGGAACGCGGGTAGACGGTGGCGAATTTTGGCCAAGTGCGATCGCCTCTGGTGCGGTAGCGGCCATTGTTTCTGCCGAAGCTGCCGAAAAAAATCCTCCCTCGCCGGAGGCTGTAGTGATTAGTGCTAGTGATATGACTCAAGCTTGCGCGCAAATAGCAGCGGCTTTTTACGATTATCCCGGACAAAAACTCAAATTAGTGGGCGTTACTGGTACCAACGGTAAAACAACCACTACTCACCTGATTGAATTTCTTCTGAATAAAGCTCATCTCGCTACGGCTTTGATGGGGACTTTATACACTCGCTGGCCGGGTTTTGTACAGACTGCTATTCACACTACGCCTTTTGCGGTGGAACTACAACAGCAGTTGGCAGCAGCTGTCAATGCTGGCTGTGAGTTTGGCGCAATGGAAGTGAGTTCTCACGCTTTGGCGCAAGGTCGAGTTTTGGGTTGTCCGTTTGAGGTGGGAGTATTTACCAATCTCACCCAAGACCATCTGGACTATCACAGCGATATGGAGGATTATTTTGCAGCGAAGGCGTTGTTATTTAGCCCCGAATATCTCAAGGGAAAGGCAGTAATCAACGCTGATGACTCCTACGGTAAACAATTAATAGCCCGATTACCATCAGAACAAGTTTGGAGTTACAGTGTCAGCGATCGCCATGCTGATTTGTGGATGAGCGATTTAAATTATCAGCCCAATGGTGTGAGTGGTATTCTTCATACACCAAAGGGTGAAGTTGCGTTTCGTTCACCATTGGTTGGTCAATATAATTTAGAAAATGTCTTGGCTGCGGTGGGCGCAGTTTTACATTTAGGACTAGATTTACAGTTAATCGCCGCTGCAATTGGTGATTTTCCTGGCGTTCCTGGACGGATGGAACGAGTGCAAATTAGTCCGCAACAAGATATCAGCGTGATTGTGGATTATGCCCATACCCCCGATAGCTTAGAAAACTTACTCAAAGCTGCACGGCCGTTTATTCCCGGTAAAATGATTTGCGTGTTTGGTTGTGGTGGCGATCGCGATCGCACTAAACGCCCAAAAATGGGTAAAATCGCCGCAGAGTTAGCAGATGTGGCTGTTGTCACTTCCGATAATCCCCGCACCGAAGACCCAGAAAAAATTTTGCAAGATGTTTTAGCCGGAATTCCCGACACTGTGCAACCGACTGTAATTTGCGATCGGGCTACAGCTATTCGTACCGCAATTTTACAAGCTCAACCGGGTGATGGAGTGTTGTTAGCGGGCAAAGGTCATGAAGACTATCAAATTCTCGGTACAGAAAAAATCCACTTTGATGACCGAGAACACTCACGGGAGGCTTTATTGGCCAGACAAGGAAAACCTGAAGTGTGA
- a CDS encoding glycine cleavage T protein — MPTSTIDGKDAAAIQAAREGVAVCDRSFWGRIRVADDDRIRFLHNQTTNDFQSLKPGQGCDTVMVTSTARTIDLVSAYILDDAVLLLVSPNRREFLMQWLDRYIFFADKVQLTDVTEETATFSLIGPNSDAIIEKLGAGAIIGQPDSNHLLVDGGVIVAVGSGLALPGYTLILPATEKQKVWQQILEFGAVELSDRAWDTLRIIQGRPIPDAELTDDYNPLEVGLWQTISLNKGCYIGQETIARLNTYKGVKQNLWGIRLSAPVEVGSAIALGDEKIGKLTSYTETSEGYFGLGYIRTKAGGIGLKVKVGEVEGEIVDIPFVSHEYP, encoded by the coding sequence ATGCCAACATCAACAATTGACGGTAAAGACGCAGCAGCTATCCAAGCCGCAAGAGAAGGAGTGGCTGTGTGCGATCGCTCTTTTTGGGGACGCATTCGCGTTGCAGATGACGACCGCATCCGCTTTTTGCACAATCAAACTACTAACGATTTTCAAAGCCTAAAACCAGGGCAAGGTTGTGATACGGTGATGGTCACATCTACTGCCCGCACAATTGACTTAGTGAGTGCATATATTCTTGATGATGCAGTACTGCTGTTAGTCTCACCCAATCGTCGAGAGTTTTTAATGCAATGGCTAGATCGCTACATCTTTTTTGCTGATAAGGTGCAGTTAACCGATGTCACAGAAGAAACTGCAACCTTTAGCCTGATTGGCCCAAATAGTGATGCCATTATAGAAAAATTAGGTGCTGGGGCAATTATTGGTCAACCAGACAGCAATCATTTGTTAGTTGATGGTGGAGTGATTGTAGCTGTAGGTAGTGGCTTGGCTTTACCTGGATATACCTTAATTCTGCCAGCTACCGAGAAACAAAAAGTGTGGCAACAAATTTTAGAATTTGGGGCTGTAGAATTAAGCGATCGCGCTTGGGATACGTTACGTATTATTCAAGGAAGACCAATCCCAGATGCAGAACTAACAGATGACTACAATCCGCTGGAAGTGGGTTTATGGCAGACTATTTCTTTAAATAAAGGTTGTTACATTGGGCAAGAAACCATTGCGCGCTTAAATACCTATAAAGGAGTCAAACAAAACTTGTGGGGAATTCGCCTCAGCGCTCCAGTAGAAGTTGGTAGTGCGATCGCCCTTGGAGATGAGAAAATTGGTAAACTGACTAGTTATACCGAAACCAGTGAAGGTTACTTTGGACTCGGTTACATCCGCACCAAAGCCGGCGGTATTGGCTTAAAGGTAAAAGTGGGAGAAGTTGAAGGTGAAATTGTGGATATCCCATTCGTCTCTCATGAGTATCCGTAA
- a CDS encoding two-component sensor histidine kinase translates to MNDSLRKELSVYQLALGVETPPQPLPSNPASMLSLLRSQIDLLIEQQITATFWVKLPPGKIWHAELKRYQSAMRETGVINICRIEKINAGEEEKVTGETIPTQPNWVQLLSNYQLRREYFFIVSSPQFCSLIVARRPRKRNQNRHSNKTKTSKIPSLLAVMTMEGRIIQQVLDSLKQVAAPESSEVFPAELIYPSTTEPALISQLLAKQLQRQNSIQRQIANKRIAKLQVQNQKLQNKEQLKDDYLSSVCQELRTPLTHMKTALSLLNSPTLKPPQRQRYLQMLNTQCDRQSILITGLLDLVNLEHNLEATSLELVRLADIVPGVVSTYQPVAQEKGIMLAYTVPTELPDVWCVTGGLKQIVINVLHNSIKFTPKGGQVWVRSRVQGDYVQLEFRDTGIGIAETEIGKIFDCFYRVRSGTTEDLSGAGLGLTIVKRLLWRCGGSISVRSKLDEGSTFTVQLVTNRHKIPFK, encoded by the coding sequence ATGAATGATTCTCTGCGTAAGGAGCTATCCGTATATCAGTTGGCTTTGGGAGTGGAAACACCACCTCAACCATTGCCAAGCAATCCTGCGAGTATGTTATCGCTGTTGAGGTCGCAAATCGATTTATTGATTGAACAGCAAATTACCGCAACTTTCTGGGTTAAGTTACCACCAGGAAAAATTTGGCACGCAGAATTAAAACGTTATCAATCTGCGATGCGTGAAACTGGAGTGATTAATATTTGTCGAATAGAGAAAATAAATGCTGGGGAAGAAGAAAAAGTTACAGGTGAAACTATCCCAACTCAGCCAAATTGGGTACAACTATTATCAAACTATCAATTACGGCGAGAATACTTTTTTATAGTATCCTCGCCGCAATTTTGTAGTTTAATTGTGGCGCGGCGACCACGAAAAAGAAATCAAAACCGCCACTCTAATAAAACCAAGACCAGTAAAATTCCGTCATTACTAGCGGTAATGACAATGGAAGGCAGAATAATTCAGCAAGTTTTAGATAGTCTAAAACAGGTGGCTGCACCGGAATCATCTGAAGTTTTTCCGGCTGAATTGATTTACCCAAGTACAACCGAACCAGCACTCATCAGTCAACTATTGGCAAAACAACTCCAACGCCAAAATTCCATTCAACGTCAAATTGCTAATAAACGTATTGCTAAGTTACAAGTCCAAAATCAAAAGCTGCAAAATAAAGAGCAACTCAAAGATGATTATTTAAGCAGTGTATGTCAGGAACTGCGAACACCTTTAACACACATGAAAACAGCATTGTCGCTGTTAAATTCTCCTACACTTAAACCGCCCCAGCGACAACGATATTTACAAATGCTGAATACTCAGTGCGATCGCCAGAGTATCCTCATCACTGGTCTATTAGATCTTGTTAATCTAGAACATAACTTAGAAGCCACAAGCCTAGAATTAGTCCGTCTAGCGGATATTGTACCCGGAGTAGTTAGCACCTACCAGCCTGTAGCTCAAGAAAAAGGCATTATGCTGGCCTACACTGTACCTACAGAACTACCAGACGTTTGGTGTGTCACAGGTGGACTAAAACAGATAGTAATTAATGTGCTACATAACAGCATTAAATTTACCCCTAAAGGTGGGCAAGTTTGGGTGCGATCGCGTGTTCAAGGAGATTACGTACAGTTAGAATTCCGTGATACAGGTATTGGCATTGCGGAAACCGAAATTGGCAAAATTTTTGACTGCTTTTATCGGGTGCGTTCAGGAACCACTGAAGACTTGAGTGGTGCTGGATTAGGTTTAACTATTGTTAAGCGGTTATTGTGGCGCTGTGGAGGTTCTATTTCTGTCAGAAGTAAACTAGATGAGGGGTCTACTTTTACAGTTCAGTTAGTGACAAATCGCCACAAAATTCCGTTTAAATAA